The following coding sequences are from one Nicotiana tabacum cultivar K326 chromosome 1, ASM71507v2, whole genome shotgun sequence window:
- the LOC142181637 gene encoding V-type proton ATPase subunit D-like yields the protein MSGQSQRLNVVPTVTMLGVIKARLVGATRGHALLKKKSDALTVQFRQILKDIVSTKESMGDVMKTSSFALTEVKYAAGENIKHVVLENVQSATIKVRSRQDNIAGVKLPKFEHFSEGETKNDLTGLARGGQQVQACRAAYVKSIELLVELASLQTSFLTLDEAIKTTNRRVNALENVVKPRLENTVLYIKGELDELEREDFFRLKKIQGYKKREVERQMLASKQYAEEKAAEEISLKRGISLGTAHNLLSHASQKDEDIIF from the coding sequence ATGTCCGGGCAAAGCCAGCGTTTGAATGTCGTTCCTACAGTTACAATGCTTGGTGTGATCAAAGCTCGCCTTGTTGGTGCTACAAGAGGCCATGCTCTGCTCAAGAAGAAGAGTGATGCTTTGACTGTGCAGTTCCGTCAGATTCTAAAGGACATCGTGTCAACGAAGGAGTCAATGGGAGATGTCATGAAAACTTCCTCCTTCGCTCTGACAGAGGTAAAATATGCTGCTGGCGAGAACATTAAGCATGTTGTCCTTGAAAATGTCCAGAGTGCAACAATTAAAGTTCGATCCCGCCAAGATAATATTGCGGGTGTAAAGCTCCCTAAATTCGAGCATTTCTCTGAAGGAGAGACAAAGAATGACCTGACTGGATTAGCTAGAGGGGGGCAACAGGTGCAAGCTTGCCGTGCTGCTTACGTGAAATCTATTGAGTTGCTTGTTGAGCTTGCCTCTCTACAGACATCATTCTTGACTCTTGATGAGGCGATCAAGACCACAAATCGGAGGGTTAATGCATTGGAGAATGTTGTGAAGCCACGGTTGGAGAACACAGTGCTTTACATCAAAGGGGAACTTGATGAACTGGAAAGGGAAGATTTCTTTCGTCTGAAGAAGATACAAGGTTACAAGAAGAGGGAGGTAGAGAGACAGATGCTAGCTTCCAAGCAATATGCAGAGGAGAAGGCTGCAGAAGAAATTTCCTTGAAGAGAGGTATTTCGCTAGGTACAGCCCATAACTTGCTATCCCATGCTTCACAGAAAGACGAGGACATTATTTTCTGA